In Rhodamnia argentea isolate NSW1041297 chromosome 4, ASM2092103v1, whole genome shotgun sequence, the following proteins share a genomic window:
- the LOC115728644 gene encoding uncharacterized protein LOC115728644 isoform X1: MVQAPSFSSPPPMAMLLSARSRHGCSTHAASAAKGFSFRGGLGIIGMHKAGMSESAAKTANLSASRKQVLQLPNHEQYPISQFLRHPSGVQAILNTRALRSFQFLDADTYRCTLPKIQLLNFEATPVMDLRMTLTDTDCKVEMLSCKFEGSKVVERQNNHFSAFMTNHMRWDTNDTGNTVEVDVKLGVTLEIFTQPFALLPLSAVEVPGNAVMQALVDRLVPLLLGQLLQDYELWVRQQREHL, encoded by the exons ATGGTCCAAGCcccctctttttcttctcctcctccaatGGCGATGCTGCTCAGTGCCAGATCACGACACGGGTGTTCAACCCATGCCGCTTCTGCCGCAAAGGGTTTCAGCTTCAG GGGAGGGTTGGGTATAATCGGTATGCACAAGGCGGGAATGTCGGAATCGGCTGCCAAGACAGCCAATTTATCTGCTTCTAGGAAGCAAGTCCTTCAGTTGCCGAATCACGAGCAATATCCCATCAGTCAATTCCTGCGTCATCCGTCCGGCGTTCAAGCTATACTGAACACAAGAGCTCTTCGGAGTTTTCAGTTCCTCGATGCCGACACCTACAG GTGTACTCTTCCTAAAATCCAACTTCTGAACTTCGAAGCTACTCCAGTAATGGACTTGAGAATGACCTTGACCGATACAGATTGTAAAGTTGAGATGCTCTCTTGCAAG TTCGAGGGTTCAAAGGTCGTGGAACGCCAAAACAACCATTTTTCAG CATTCATGACAAATCACATGAGATGGGACACAAATGATACTGGGAATACAGTGGAGGTTGATGTGAAGCTGGGTGTTACTCTTGAG ATTTTCACTCAACCATTTGCTTTGCTGCCATTATCAGCTGTTGAAGTCCCTGGAAATGC AGTGATGCAAGCTCTAGTGGATAGGCTCGTACCACTTCTTCTGGGGCAGCTTTTGCAAGATTATGAGCTATGGGTTCGTCAGCAACGTGAGCATCTCTGA
- the LOC115728644 gene encoding uncharacterized protein LOC115728644 isoform X2 gives MVQAPSFSSPPPMAMLLSARSRHGCSTHAASAAKGFSFRGGLGIIGMHKAGMSESAAKTANLSASRKQVLQLPNHEQYPISQFLRHPSGVQAILNTRALRSFQFLDADTYRCTLPKIQLLNFEATPVMDLRMTLTDTDCKVEMLSCKFEGSKVVERQNNHFSAFMTNHMRWDTNDTGNTVEVDVKLGVTLEVFSTPQCHLSDLNILSATLTLREHTWHH, from the exons ATGGTCCAAGCcccctctttttcttctcctcctccaatGGCGATGCTGCTCAGTGCCAGATCACGACACGGGTGTTCAACCCATGCCGCTTCTGCCGCAAAGGGTTTCAGCTTCAG GGGAGGGTTGGGTATAATCGGTATGCACAAGGCGGGAATGTCGGAATCGGCTGCCAAGACAGCCAATTTATCTGCTTCTAGGAAGCAAGTCCTTCAGTTGCCGAATCACGAGCAATATCCCATCAGTCAATTCCTGCGTCATCCGTCCGGCGTTCAAGCTATACTGAACACAAGAGCTCTTCGGAGTTTTCAGTTCCTCGATGCCGACACCTACAG GTGTACTCTTCCTAAAATCCAACTTCTGAACTTCGAAGCTACTCCAGTAATGGACTTGAGAATGACCTTGACCGATACAGATTGTAAAGTTGAGATGCTCTCTTGCAAG TTCGAGGGTTCAAAGGTCGTGGAACGCCAAAACAACCATTTTTCAG CATTCATGACAAATCACATGAGATGGGACACAAATGATACTGGGAATACAGTGGAGGTTGATGTGAAGCTGGGTGTTACTCTTGAGGTCTTTAGTACTCCTCAATGTCATCTTAGTGATTTAAACATTTTGT CAGCAACTTTAACTTTGAGAGAGCATACTTGGCATCACTGA
- the LOC115751050 gene encoding LOW QUALITY PROTEIN: uncharacterized protein LOC115751050 (The sequence of the model RefSeq protein was modified relative to this genomic sequence to represent the inferred CDS: inserted 1 base in 1 codon): MALTIKQMSLIVATMGLLSFIFGVVAENKKPPSGTPIAGKDVVICKYPSDPTVLLGGLSVVFLVASTVTGYISLFYPYKGRSIPQSALFQSTTFVAFFNIALFLTGLAATFLLWPTITEQLHLSRNVHRNLDTDCPTAKTGLLXGGAFFSLDASLFWLVALMLANNAREDYFGEADSNDKGDADEVLTVDI; encoded by the exons ATGGCGCTCACCATTAAGCAAATGTCCTTGATTGTGGCGACCATGGGCCTCTTGTCCTTCATATTTGGTGTCGTCGCGGAGAACAAGAAG CCACCATCTGGGACGCCTATTGCCGGAAAAGATGTGGTCATATGCAAGTATCCATCCGATCCAACCGTCCTCTTAGGAGGCCTTTCTGTTGTATTTCTGGTTGCATCAACGGTCACAGGCTACATTTCTCTGTTTTATCCGTACAAGGGGAGGTCTATCCCGCAATCGGCTCTCTTTCAAAGTACTACCTTCGTCGCATTCTTCAACATTGCTTT GTTTTTGACTGGACTAGCAGCAACATTCCTTCTATGGCCAACCATCACCGAGCAACTTCACCTGTCGCGCAATGTTCACCGCAATCTTGACACTGATTGTCCGACTGCAAAGACAGGTCTCC GGGGCGGTGCTTTTTTCTCCCTCGATGCATCCCTATTCTGGTTGGTGGCCCTAATGTTAGCCAACAATGCCCGTGAGGACTACTTTGGCGAAGCAGATAGCAATGACAAGGGTGATGCTGATGAGGTCCTCACAGTGGACATATAG